In the Leifsonia sp. 466MF genome, one interval contains:
- a CDS encoding LamG-like jellyroll fold domain-containing protein translates to MKLFSAAGSYRMPAFLLAAGLCVAFGAGSLAAPQPAQAMDSAPAAEAPADSQQVESEAEAREVAATHNHEVVVADQSSPNVLVKARPDGYMEAVSSQVPEQAEVGGVWTAVDTTLVEKESGYEPKVAAVPVRIGKGGSPLIVSVKSESGDWVSESWPYGDLPVPTVSKSVAVFANVLPDVDLRVTATKAGMREVLVVKTADAAADPRLDEVRLTIKGARLVMATETDTMQAHTGSGDPVVAATPLWWDSSHESASAESPGAVEPKAVEATVDGSQSVLDVGAVTDGDVTYPLYVDPDWSAYLQYDWYTDRAYPNQAYLNPPENSVGYGIQNGVGYLSRAFYRFDTSFLAGKSVSSAHFDVVQNWANSCASTWTQLWQYGGSAVGFTWNTDPGLWVRAIDAQAYNNGGPCSPNPAWVGFSATPTAQDAATYSAPFIVLALRTADEGNSLSRKHFRWDAKLTVTYNSRPNQPANPAMTAPSRGCSTDPNNPSYVYGKAKITMKVNVTDPDTDQLTAANFFLKRISTGAVKTTPTSFQAQGANLTYTIDPASATLSAVEKLVDGEKYAWSARGSDNIQDSATDSPWCYFVVDSSAPALPTVSIDTSGGARIGSPLTATITPAPGEQIAGYQLWWTDTAKTSSSPAAPVTSYTTELPGCGAGVVGTVRVICASASGGATVTVAPIANPSTLWVAAYDKAGNVSFDAATNSSAAGAQVDATLPLDLSGGHLWKADTDPPVGLSDVIGTAAVTMGSFNGWGTDAGENDPQLTSVGLTALNRYVKAGVGHATEVDGGQVPGYTLEFPVGHVARYGAGSKQPVNSQVLYACKYGVGNMLSTSATCEGTGLTGRPLGYDWKTAADVPSGYQAREIFRCRIGTDYFVSVVPACEGGAAVEGSRGFVAVYVPTTTAAGVVDTTKSFTVSARVKANGGSEAQTIVSASGATNAGFYLQNSGGYWQFCVRSQGATLMTACAKGAAIPATPRFVTVSGVWDAINKQVMLVVHDEDLTEATTTSYTPPADDKAATGAVVFGAAGSGSTPLQILDGQIADVSFYPVALPRTALSQVPVPAP, encoded by the coding sequence GTGAAGTTGTTCTCTGCTGCCGGTTCATACCGGATGCCCGCTTTTCTGCTCGCCGCGGGCCTGTGCGTCGCATTCGGGGCCGGATCGCTCGCCGCCCCACAGCCGGCGCAAGCCATGGACAGCGCGCCGGCCGCTGAGGCGCCTGCCGACTCTCAGCAGGTCGAGTCCGAGGCGGAGGCCCGTGAGGTGGCCGCAACCCACAACCACGAGGTCGTCGTCGCAGACCAGTCATCGCCGAACGTCCTGGTCAAGGCGCGCCCTGACGGGTACATGGAGGCAGTGAGCAGCCAGGTGCCCGAACAGGCGGAAGTCGGCGGCGTCTGGACTGCTGTGGATACGACACTTGTCGAGAAGGAAAGCGGCTACGAACCGAAGGTCGCTGCCGTGCCGGTGCGAATCGGCAAAGGCGGTTCCCCGCTCATCGTCTCTGTGAAGTCGGAGTCGGGCGACTGGGTCAGTGAGAGCTGGCCGTACGGCGATCTTCCGGTGCCGACCGTGAGCAAGAGCGTTGCCGTGTTCGCGAACGTCCTGCCGGACGTGGACCTGAGGGTGACCGCGACGAAGGCCGGTATGCGTGAAGTCCTGGTCGTGAAGACAGCGGATGCGGCAGCCGACCCGCGGCTGGACGAGGTTCGTCTGACGATCAAGGGCGCTCGGCTGGTGATGGCGACCGAGACGGACACCATGCAGGCCCACACCGGGTCGGGGGACCCCGTGGTCGCCGCAACGCCACTGTGGTGGGATTCGTCGCATGAAAGCGCCAGCGCGGAGTCACCGGGGGCGGTGGAGCCGAAAGCCGTCGAGGCGACAGTGGACGGCTCGCAGTCGGTGCTGGACGTCGGAGCCGTGACCGACGGGGACGTGACATATCCGCTGTACGTCGACCCGGACTGGAGCGCATACCTGCAGTACGACTGGTACACAGACCGGGCCTACCCGAATCAGGCGTACTTGAACCCGCCGGAGAACAGCGTTGGCTACGGCATTCAGAACGGTGTCGGCTATCTGTCCCGGGCCTTCTACCGGTTCGATACGAGTTTCCTCGCCGGGAAATCTGTTTCGAGCGCCCATTTCGATGTCGTGCAGAACTGGGCCAACAGCTGCGCGAGCACGTGGACCCAGCTCTGGCAGTACGGTGGCTCGGCTGTCGGCTTCACCTGGAACACCGACCCCGGCCTATGGGTGCGCGCGATCGATGCCCAGGCATACAACAACGGCGGTCCGTGCAGCCCCAACCCGGCGTGGGTCGGGTTCTCCGCTACTCCCACGGCGCAGGACGCCGCGACATACTCGGCTCCGTTCATCGTGTTGGCCCTCAGGACCGCCGACGAAGGGAATTCGCTGTCCCGCAAGCACTTCCGCTGGGATGCAAAACTCACGGTCACCTACAACTCCCGGCCGAATCAGCCGGCGAATCCCGCAATGACCGCGCCCTCGCGCGGCTGCAGCACCGATCCGAACAATCCCTCCTATGTGTACGGGAAAGCGAAGATCACGATGAAGGTGAACGTCACCGACCCGGACACCGATCAGCTGACGGCAGCCAACTTCTTCCTCAAGAGGATCTCGACCGGTGCCGTGAAGACCACCCCGACGTCCTTCCAGGCTCAGGGCGCCAACTTGACCTACACGATCGATCCGGCCTCCGCGACGCTGAGCGCTGTGGAGAAGCTCGTCGACGGTGAGAAATACGCGTGGTCGGCGAGAGGAAGCGACAACATCCAGGACTCCGCGACGGATTCTCCGTGGTGCTATTTCGTCGTCGACTCGAGCGCGCCGGCACTACCGACGGTCTCCATCGATACGTCAGGGGGCGCCCGGATCGGATCGCCTCTGACGGCCACCATCACGCCGGCGCCTGGTGAACAGATCGCCGGCTACCAACTCTGGTGGACGGACACCGCGAAGACGAGCTCCAGCCCGGCGGCTCCGGTCACCTCGTACACCACGGAGTTGCCAGGGTGCGGCGCAGGAGTGGTGGGGACCGTGCGCGTGATCTGCGCCTCCGCTTCGGGAGGGGCGACCGTCACCGTTGCGCCGATCGCGAATCCCTCGACACTGTGGGTGGCCGCGTACGACAAAGCCGGAAACGTGTCGTTCGATGCGGCGACCAACTCCTCCGCGGCAGGCGCGCAGGTGGACGCTACGCTGCCGCTGGATCTGTCCGGTGGTCACCTGTGGAAGGCGGACACGGATCCGCCGGTCGGGCTCTCCGATGTGATCGGGACGGCCGCTGTCACGATGGGGAGCTTCAACGGCTGGGGGACTGATGCCGGCGAGAACGATCCGCAGCTGACGTCGGTCGGGCTGACCGCCCTGAATCGCTACGTGAAGGCGGGAGTCGGGCACGCCACCGAGGTAGACGGGGGACAGGTGCCCGGATACACCCTCGAATTCCCCGTCGGTCACGTCGCCCGATACGGTGCGGGCAGCAAACAACCCGTGAACTCGCAAGTGCTCTATGCGTGCAAGTACGGCGTGGGCAACATGCTCTCCACGTCCGCGACGTGCGAGGGAACCGGGCTCACAGGTCGCCCGCTCGGCTATGACTGGAAGACCGCGGCGGACGTTCCGTCGGGGTATCAGGCTCGGGAGATCTTCCGTTGCCGGATCGGGACGGACTACTTCGTCAGCGTCGTTCCGGCCTGTGAGGGTGGCGCAGCCGTCGAAGGAAGCCGGGGCTTCGTCGCGGTCTACGTCCCCACCACCACAGCGGCGGGCGTGGTGGACACCACCAAATCGTTCACGGTCTCGGCCCGAGTGAAGGCCAACGGTGGGAGCGAAGCCCAGACGATCGTCTCGGCCAGCGGGGCTACCAACGCCGGGTTCTATCTCCAGAACTCGGGCGGCTACTGGCAGTTCTGCGTCCGCTCCCAGGGCGCGACCCTCATGACAGCGTGCGCAAAGGGTGCAGCGATTCCGGCGACGCCCCGGTTCGTGACCGTCTCCGGCGTGTGGGATGCGATCAACAAGCAGGTCATGCTGGTCGTTCACGACGAGGACCTCACTGAGGCGACCACGACCAGCTACACCCCACCGGCCGACGACAAGGCGGCGACGGGGGCGGTGGTGTTCGGGGCCGCCGGCTCGGGATCCACACCGTTGCAGATCCTCGACGGGCAGATCGCAGACGTGTCTTTCTATCCGGTGGCGTTGCCACGGACCGCGCTGTCCCAAGTCCCCGTCCCCGCTCCCTGA
- a CDS encoding SDR family oxidoreductase has product MTDITGRVALVTGANRGLGAAFVAALLERGATKVYAAARRPETVTSDDPRVVPLALDVTDADSIRRAAEVASDVTILVNNAGIAVNESLVTGDLDEIHREFDTNFWGPVLVTRAFAPVLEANGGGAIINMHSALSWLAFGSYSATKAALWSASNSSRVELAPAGIQVVGVHVGYVDTEMAADATGVKVPPRQVADEALDTVQEGGAEAIVGEVAQQVKSHLHEDVRVLYPQLAR; this is encoded by the coding sequence ATGACCGACATCACCGGCCGCGTCGCCCTCGTCACCGGCGCCAATCGCGGCCTCGGCGCCGCCTTCGTCGCAGCGCTCCTCGAACGCGGCGCGACGAAGGTCTACGCCGCCGCCCGCCGCCCCGAGACCGTCACGAGCGACGACCCGCGCGTCGTCCCCCTCGCCCTCGATGTGACCGATGCGGACAGCATCCGCCGGGCGGCCGAGGTCGCGAGCGACGTCACGATCCTCGTCAACAACGCGGGCATCGCCGTCAACGAGTCGCTCGTCACCGGCGACCTCGACGAGATCCACCGCGAGTTCGACACCAACTTCTGGGGACCGGTGCTCGTCACGCGCGCCTTCGCCCCCGTCCTCGAGGCCAACGGCGGCGGCGCCATCATCAACATGCACTCCGCCCTCAGCTGGCTCGCGTTCGGCTCCTACAGCGCGACGAAGGCCGCCCTGTGGTCGGCAAGCAACTCGAGCCGCGTGGAGCTCGCGCCCGCGGGCATCCAGGTCGTCGGCGTCCACGTCGGTTACGTCGACACCGAGATGGCGGCCGACGCGACCGGCGTGAAGGTCCCGCCGCGTCAGGTCGCCGACGAGGCCCTCGACACCGTGCAGGAGGGTGGAGCGGAGGCGATCGTCGGAGAGGTCGCGCAGCAGGTCAAGTCGCACCTCCACGAGGACGTCCGCGTGCTCTACCCCCAGCTGGCCAGGTAG
- a CDS encoding TetR/AcrR family transcriptional regulator has product MSTATAPARPKPRDRVLAAAARLFVREGVNAVGVDRLAQEAEVSKRSIYQHFDGKDAIVATMLQEYGPRVVTGYFDADEGAAPRDRVLHVFDALHAAAEASDFYGCPFVNVATELRDREHPAAVVARGFKDELTAYFERQAAAAGAADTRTLAIQLTLLFDGASASAAMRGGTPDAARLAAAQLFDAATA; this is encoded by the coding sequence ATGTCCACAGCCACCGCCCCCGCCCGGCCGAAGCCGCGGGATCGCGTGCTCGCCGCCGCCGCGCGCCTGTTCGTGCGCGAGGGCGTCAACGCGGTCGGCGTCGACCGGCTCGCTCAGGAGGCCGAGGTCTCGAAGCGCTCGATCTACCAGCACTTCGACGGCAAGGATGCGATCGTCGCGACCATGCTCCAGGAGTACGGGCCGCGTGTCGTCACGGGATACTTCGACGCCGACGAGGGTGCCGCCCCACGGGACCGCGTGCTCCACGTCTTCGACGCCCTGCACGCCGCCGCGGAGGCCAGCGACTTCTACGGCTGCCCCTTCGTCAACGTTGCGACCGAGCTGCGCGACCGCGAGCATCCCGCCGCCGTGGTCGCCCGCGGGTTCAAGGACGAGCTGACCGCCTACTTCGAGCGCCAGGCCGCGGCCGCCGGAGCAGCTGACACCCGCACCCTCGCCATCCAGCTGACCCTGCTGTTCGACGGCGCTTCGGCGAGTGCCGCCATGCGCGGCGGCACGCCCGACGCGGCCCGCCTCGCCGCCGCCCAGCTCTTCGACGCCGCGACCGCCTGA
- a CDS encoding calcium:proton antiporter codes for MKALGTWLARWWTIGVPVIGVVVLVAFWAVELNTIAVIVIAVVLAGTVLAAVQHAEVVAHRVGEPFGSLVLAVAVTIIEVALIVTLMTTGKDSPELARDTVFSAVMITMNGIVGLSLLLSASRRESTAFNAQGSGAALATVTALATLTMVLPSFTSAPGPVFSGPQLVFAAIASLALYGMFVFTQTVAHRDFFLPVGRKGKPLTEDDHAEAPTKRAALISLGLLLVSLVAVVGLAKLESTPIERAVTGIGLPQSFVGVVIALLVLLPEGIAAAKAASRNRTQTSLNLALGSAMASIGLTIPAIAVASIWLPGALHLGLGSSQIVLLVLTVLVSILTIVQGRAVRLQGGIHLVLFAAFIFLSIAP; via the coding sequence ATGAAAGCGCTCGGCACCTGGCTCGCACGATGGTGGACGATCGGGGTGCCGGTGATCGGCGTCGTGGTCCTGGTGGCGTTCTGGGCGGTGGAGCTGAACACGATCGCCGTCATCGTGATCGCCGTCGTCCTGGCCGGGACGGTGCTGGCGGCCGTCCAGCACGCGGAGGTGGTGGCCCACCGGGTCGGGGAGCCCTTCGGTTCGCTCGTCCTCGCCGTCGCGGTCACCATCATCGAGGTGGCCTTGATCGTGACGCTCATGACCACGGGCAAGGACTCCCCCGAGCTCGCGCGCGACACCGTCTTCTCGGCCGTGATGATCACGATGAACGGCATCGTCGGCCTCTCGCTGCTGCTCAGCGCATCCCGCCGCGAGTCCACCGCCTTCAATGCACAGGGCAGTGGAGCGGCCCTGGCGACGGTCACCGCGCTCGCCACCCTGACGATGGTGCTGCCGAGCTTCACGTCGGCGCCCGGCCCGGTGTTCTCCGGACCGCAGCTGGTGTTCGCGGCGATCGCCTCCCTCGCCCTGTACGGGATGTTCGTCTTCACCCAGACGGTGGCGCACCGCGACTTCTTCCTCCCGGTGGGCAGAAAGGGCAAGCCCCTGACCGAGGACGACCACGCCGAAGCGCCGACCAAGCGCGCCGCCCTGATCAGCCTCGGGCTGCTGCTCGTGTCCCTGGTCGCGGTCGTCGGATTGGCCAAGCTGGAGTCGACACCGATCGAGCGGGCTGTGACCGGGATCGGGCTGCCGCAGTCGTTCGTGGGCGTCGTCATCGCGCTGCTCGTGCTGCTGCCGGAGGGAATCGCCGCAGCCAAGGCGGCATCGCGCAACCGCACGCAGACGAGCCTCAATCTGGCGCTCGGCTCGGCGATGGCGAGCATCGGGCTCACCATTCCGGCGATCGCGGTCGCGTCGATCTGGCTGCCGGGCGCACTGCACCTCGGACTCGGGTCGAGTCAGATCGTTCTGCTGGTGCTGACAGTGCTCGTCAGCATCCTCACCATCGTGCAGGGACGCGCGGTGCGGCTGCAGGGCGGCATCCACCTGGTGCTGTTCGCGGCGTTCATCTTCCTGTCGATCGCGCCCTAG
- a CDS encoding AAA family ATPase: MISTVAVSGYRSLRDLVIPVGRLTVVTGANGAGKSSLYRALRLLAGCGRDEVVVAIAREGGLDSTLWAGPERLGRAMLQGDAPVQGTVRRGPVALRLGVQLDDGGVGIGYALDLGLPQPSKDTAFGRDPELKLETVWTGPAPRPSSLAAERRGGHVRVRGDDGGWTELGKTLRTFESILTEVVDPVRAPEVLRVRENLRAWRFYDHFRTDTAAPARLPQLGTRTPVLAADGTDVAAAIQTIRESGGGGPFDAAVDAAFPGSRVEIVVDGAQFSVAVRQPGLLRPLAGAELSDGTLRFLLWAAALLSPRPPQLLVVNEPETSLHPDLLPALGSLIVAASANAQLVVVTHSHELQDAIRRSAADRDLVDDVSRIHLEKQLGETHVRGQEGLLDRPTWHWPTR, from the coding sequence GTGATCTCCACCGTCGCCGTCTCCGGCTACCGCTCGCTGCGCGACCTCGTCATCCCGGTGGGGCGGCTGACCGTGGTGACGGGCGCGAACGGGGCGGGTAAGTCGTCGCTCTATCGGGCGCTGCGGCTGCTGGCCGGGTGCGGGCGGGATGAGGTGGTCGTCGCGATCGCGCGCGAGGGCGGCCTCGACTCCACCCTGTGGGCCGGTCCGGAGCGCCTCGGCCGGGCGATGCTCCAGGGCGACGCGCCCGTCCAGGGAACCGTGCGTCGTGGTCCGGTCGCGCTCCGGCTGGGCGTGCAGCTCGACGACGGCGGCGTTGGCATCGGCTACGCCCTCGACCTCGGACTGCCGCAGCCCAGCAAGGACACCGCGTTCGGCCGCGATCCCGAGCTGAAGCTGGAGACCGTGTGGACGGGTCCTGCGCCTCGACCGTCGAGCCTGGCGGCCGAGCGGCGCGGCGGCCACGTCCGTGTGCGCGGCGACGACGGCGGCTGGACGGAGCTCGGGAAGACCCTGCGCACGTTCGAGAGCATCCTCACCGAGGTCGTCGATCCCGTCCGTGCCCCGGAGGTGCTGCGGGTGCGCGAGAACCTGCGCGCGTGGCGCTTCTACGACCACTTCCGCACCGACACGGCGGCCCCGGCGCGGCTTCCGCAGCTCGGAACGCGCACGCCGGTGCTCGCCGCCGACGGGACGGATGTCGCGGCGGCCATCCAGACCATCCGCGAGTCGGGCGGCGGCGGCCCTTTCGACGCGGCCGTGGATGCGGCGTTCCCCGGCAGCCGGGTCGAGATCGTGGTCGACGGCGCGCAGTTCTCGGTGGCCGTCCGGCAGCCCGGGCTGCTCCGTCCGCTCGCGGGCGCGGAGCTGTCGGACGGCACCCTGCGCTTCCTGCTCTGGGCGGCCGCGCTGCTGTCACCGCGTCCGCCGCAGCTGCTGGTCGTCAACGAGCCGGAGACCAGCCTTCACCCGGACCTGCTGCCCGCGCTCGGCTCCCTCATCGTCGCCGCGTCGGCCAACGCGCAGCTCGTGGTCGTCACGCACTCCCACGAGCTGCAGGACGCGATCCGGCGTTCCGCGGCCGACCGCGACCTCGTCGACGACGTGAGCCGCATCCACCTGGAGAAGCAGCTGGGGGAGACCCACGTGCGCGGCCAGGAGGGCCTCCTCGACCGTCCCACCTGGCACTGGCCCACCCGCTGA
- a CDS encoding transporter codes for MTISRPSVPDVDAGTPRSTPAVDAATRTRSGMLARAVRLWPGVAALMLGCVAAVAMLGVAAATEFPLFSEASAERGRDCTTIRSARHALDAALDAHLAALGAHPVEAGSAIQEAVTTFRAETSDIATDAVERALDPVDRRLDDLQGAVDGQGFARDPAAALADANRAATDLRESWDGPLARVCQ; via the coding sequence GTGACCATCTCGCGCCCGAGCGTGCCGGATGTCGATGCCGGCACTCCGCGCTCGACGCCGGCCGTGGATGCGGCGACCCGCACCCGGTCCGGGATGCTGGCGCGTGCGGTCCGGCTCTGGCCGGGAGTTGCGGCGCTGATGCTGGGCTGCGTTGCGGCCGTCGCGATGCTCGGCGTGGCGGCCGCAACGGAGTTTCCGCTGTTCTCCGAGGCGTCGGCCGAGCGGGGGCGCGACTGCACGACGATCCGGAGCGCGCGCCATGCCCTCGACGCCGCGCTGGATGCACACCTCGCCGCGCTCGGAGCGCATCCCGTCGAGGCGGGGTCGGCGATCCAGGAAGCGGTGACGACATTCCGCGCGGAAACGAGCGACATCGCGACGGACGCCGTGGAGCGCGCCCTCGACCCCGTCGACCGGAGGCTGGACGACCTGCAGGGCGCCGTCGACGGACAGGGCTTCGCTCGCGACCCCGCCGCGGCACTCGCCGATGCCAACAGGGCCGCGACAGATCTGCGGGAGTCGTGGGACGGACCGCTCGCCCGCGTCTGCCAGTGA
- a CDS encoding DUF4232 domain-containing protein, with product MTGTTTLRALSATAVAFTFAVLLAGCVSPSPAPTGSPSASTTSTSRPTPTSTATSTPIDGQCDTGDLSGTIAQGGGGAAGSVEVTLVLTNNGSGECSLQGWPGVSFVGDGNGTQLGAAAEFDRSTPHPTVVLKPGGTAQAPLRITQALNYPEADCAPKQVDGFRVYPPGSTESLFVKDAGVTACTKDSVSLLTVGALVAGS from the coding sequence ATGACCGGGACTACGACCCTCCGCGCGCTCTCCGCGACCGCCGTCGCCTTCACGTTCGCCGTGCTCCTGGCGGGATGCGTCTCGCCGAGTCCGGCGCCGACCGGATCGCCCTCCGCATCCACGACCTCGACGTCGCGGCCGACCCCGACCTCCACGGCGACCTCGACGCCGATCGACGGCCAGTGCGACACGGGAGACCTCTCCGGCACTATCGCGCAGGGTGGCGGCGGGGCGGCGGGCAGCGTCGAGGTGACCCTTGTGCTCACGAACAACGGCTCGGGCGAATGCTCGCTGCAGGGCTGGCCGGGGGTGTCGTTCGTCGGCGATGGAAACGGCACGCAGCTGGGTGCCGCGGCCGAGTTCGACCGCAGTACACCGCATCCGACCGTCGTGCTCAAGCCGGGCGGCACCGCGCAGGCGCCGCTGCGCATCACCCAGGCGCTGAACTACCCCGAGGCGGACTGCGCCCCGAAGCAGGTCGACGGCTTCCGGGTCTACCCGCCCGGTTCGACCGAGTCGCTGTTCGTGAAGGACGCGGGCGTGACGGCCTGCACGAAGGATTCGGTGTCGCTGCTCACCGTCGGCGCGCTGGTCGCCGGCAGCTGA
- a CDS encoding DUF6578 domain-containing protein yields the protein MDAASAIDVLVFSAEFACCGTPFAAGEDVTLTLRAPTQDSSAHDGVPTYLHELHPHDDRVPLADVTGRVERIVASYERLVPVPGAHYRTNDPEDRIERDVDRVPTEDHPAGYGGPDYRVRLRIPSGTRLPDPAPEVELSPAPDFDVPPPPRILPLLTTLVAEVASEFGDAVDVLRGREDASVTLQPRREGAAAVRWNAYLDQLTAEIEHAEWTLTDDEAGVAVLRDLVAAAAAGRFSETVDDWTIVSVATTADGRAYEATTTVSRFPLGGDVVMLGGSDHERIERARSGNPFLPWSDEV from the coding sequence ATGGACGCCGCCTCCGCCATCGATGTACTCGTGTTCTCCGCGGAGTTCGCCTGCTGCGGCACGCCTTTCGCGGCCGGCGAGGATGTGACGTTGACGCTCCGCGCTCCCACCCAGGACTCGTCGGCCCACGATGGCGTTCCCACGTATCTCCACGAACTCCATCCGCATGACGACCGTGTGCCTCTCGCCGATGTCACCGGGCGCGTCGAGCGGATCGTCGCGTCGTACGAGCGGTTGGTTCCGGTCCCCGGTGCTCACTACCGCACCAACGACCCGGAGGATCGGATCGAACGCGATGTCGACCGGGTGCCGACCGAGGACCATCCGGCGGGTTATGGCGGCCCGGACTACCGGGTGCGCCTCCGCATCCCCTCCGGAACGCGCCTGCCCGATCCCGCTCCCGAGGTCGAGCTGTCGCCTGCCCCCGACTTCGACGTCCCTCCGCCGCCGCGGATACTGCCTCTGCTGACGACGCTGGTCGCAGAAGTCGCCTCAGAGTTCGGAGACGCGGTGGACGTGCTCCGCGGCCGCGAGGACGCCTCCGTCACGCTGCAGCCGCGTCGGGAAGGGGCGGCCGCTGTGCGGTGGAACGCCTACCTCGATCAGCTCACGGCGGAGATCGAGCATGCGGAGTGGACGCTGACCGACGACGAAGCTGGCGTCGCCGTCCTCCGCGACCTCGTCGCCGCGGCCGCGGCGGGGCGCTTCTCCGAGACGGTGGATGACTGGACGATTGTCTCCGTCGCGACGACGGCAGATGGGCGCGCGTACGAGGCGACGACGACCGTCTCGCGGTTTCCCCTCGGCGGCGACGTCGTGATGCTGGGAGGTTCCGACCACGAGCGGATCGAGCGCGCGCGGTCCGGAAATCCTTTCCTTCCGTGGAGCGACGAAGTCTGA
- a CDS encoding aldose 1-epimerase family protein, with translation MRPATGEQYELDFGDLSATIVQVGAGIRSLRFAESDLTEPYPAGEQPPSACGIVLVPWPNRVADGRWEFDGEPRQLDLTEPAKRNAIHGLLRRRPYELVEQSDSMVTQAATVYPEPGYPFLLDTTVTHELHTEGLQATHTISNAGETAAPVAVGAHPYLRIADVPPEQLTVTVAARTRFETDDRSNVTGESPVAGTSFDLSAGRRVSELELDTGFADLPDGPVEHILAADDGRQVVLWADEAFRYVQVFTHRSFATKPGGVALAIEPMTAPANALNSGRGLRWLEPGETWSVSWGVRPEGFGGEAYLASWG, from the coding sequence ATGCGACCCGCCACCGGTGAACAGTACGAACTCGACTTCGGCGACCTGAGCGCCACCATCGTGCAGGTGGGAGCCGGCATCCGCTCCCTGCGCTTCGCCGAATCCGACCTGACCGAGCCTTACCCGGCGGGGGAGCAGCCGCCCTCGGCGTGTGGGATCGTGCTCGTCCCCTGGCCCAACCGGGTCGCGGACGGCCGGTGGGAGTTCGACGGGGAGCCGCGGCAGCTCGACCTGACCGAACCGGCGAAGCGGAACGCCATCCACGGCCTGCTGCGGCGCCGCCCGTATGAGCTGGTCGAGCAGTCCGACTCGATGGTCACGCAGGCCGCGACCGTCTATCCCGAGCCCGGTTACCCGTTCCTTCTCGACACCACGGTGACCCACGAACTGCACACCGAGGGGTTGCAGGCCACCCACACCATCAGCAATGCCGGCGAGACGGCGGCGCCGGTGGCCGTCGGCGCGCATCCCTACCTCCGCATCGCGGACGTTCCGCCGGAGCAGTTGACCGTCACCGTGGCGGCGCGCACCCGGTTCGAGACGGACGATCGAAGCAACGTCACCGGCGAGTCGCCGGTCGCCGGCACGTCGTTCGACCTCTCGGCGGGTCGCCGGGTCAGCGAGCTGGAGCTCGACACCGGCTTCGCCGACCTGCCCGACGGGCCGGTGGAGCACATCCTCGCCGCCGATGACGGCCGCCAGGTCGTGCTCTGGGCCGATGAGGCGTTCCGCTACGTGCAGGTGTTCACGCACCGGTCGTTCGCGACGAAGCCCGGGGGAGTGGCCCTTGCGATCGAGCCGATGACCGCCCCGGCGAACGCCCTCAACTCGGGCCGCGGTCTGCGCTGGCTGGAGCCGGGCGAGACCTGGTCGGTGAGCTGGGGCGTCCGCCCGGAAGGATTCGGCGGCGAGGCCTACCTGGCCAGCTGGGGGTAG